A stretch of Panthera tigris isolate Pti1 chromosome E2, P.tigris_Pti1_mat1.1, whole genome shotgun sequence DNA encodes these proteins:
- the TNNI3 gene encoding troponin I, cardiac muscle, with translation MADNSDDAAGCPPPAPAPVRRRSSANYRAYATEPHAKKKSKISASRKLQLKTLMLQIAKQELEREAEERRGEKGRALSTRCQPLELAGLGFAELQDLCRQLHARVDKVDEERYDVEAKVTKNITEIADLTQKIFDLRGKFKRPTLRRVRISADAMMQALLGTRAKESLDLRAHLKQVKKEDTEKENREVGDWRKNIDALSGMEGRKKKFEG, from the exons ATGGCGGACAA CAGCGACGATGCG GCGGGCTGCCCGCCTCCCGCGCCGGCCCCGGTCCGACGCCGGTCCTCCGCTAACTACCGTGCGTACGCCACGGAGCCGCACGCCAAG AAAAAGTCCAAGATTTCCGCCTCGAGGAAACTGCAGCTGAAG ACCCTGATGCTGCAGATCGCGAAGCAGGAGCTTGAGCGGGAGGCGGAGGAGCGGCGCGGAGAGAAGGGGCGCGCTCTGAGCACGCGGTGCCAGCCTCTGGAGTTGGCCGGGCTGGGCTTCGCGGAGCTGCAG GACTTGTGCCGACAACTCCACGCCCGCGTGGACAAAGTGGATGAAGAGAGATACGACGTGGAGGCAAAAGTCACCAAGAACATCACGGAG ATCGCAGATCTGACCCAGAAGATCTTTGACCTTCGGGGCAAGTTTAAGCGGCCCACCCTGCGGAGGGTGAGGATCTCTGCGGATGCCATGATGCAGGCACTGCTGGGCACTAGGGCTAAGGAGTCCTTAGACCTGCGGGCCCACCTCAAGCAGGTGAAGAAggaggacacagagaag GAAAACCGGGAGGTGGGAGACTGGCGGAAAAACATCGACGCGCTGAGTGGCATGGAGGGCCGCAAGAAAAAGTTTGAGGGCTGA